A window of the Arachis duranensis cultivar V14167 chromosome 5, aradu.V14167.gnm2.J7QH, whole genome shotgun sequence genome harbors these coding sequences:
- the LOC107487357 gene encoding F-box protein SKIP31 isoform X1, which yields MTISEDEDETLAHFLESEVLSETSDQEEENPEEPEPKRKRVEEAESSKEGAKQSLSSNSLLEPKNYSVNNVVVPKRIETGSFSKVPPELFHHILKFLSSEDLISCSLVCRFLNYAASDEALWRRLYCMRWGLLPPTRKLRECPWKNLYIQRDGEDMVELVRSCQNEFKEYYIQMQAAKRSQAPHPSQVKDDRIILDKTLADQVSSWKSSKGLSDAVVTDHACSGETCSYYEIGDVFICEKTGQVHVCDETCREVIMDPTNELLVCTISGHCFDRFLSPSEMEPDTELQQGGATDEAEPFMGSGRFARAYSLGYNCADEKELKATLRFC from the exons ATGACTATTTCCGAAGACGAGGACGAAACCCTAGCTCACTTTCTCGAATCGGAGGTTCTCTCCGAAACCTCTGACCAG GAGGAGGAGAATCCGGAGGAGCCTGAACCAAAGAGAAAGAGGGTAGAGGAGGCGGAGAGTTCTAAGGAAGGTGCCAAACAAAGTTTAAGTTCAAATTCATTGTTGGAGCCGAAGAATTACAGTGTGAATAACGTAGTGGTGCCGAAGAGGATTGAGACCGGTTCTTTCAGCAAAGTCCCACCTGAGCTCTTTCACCATATCCTTAAATTCCTGTCCTCAGAG GACCTTATTTCTTGTTCCTTGGTCTGTAGGTTTCTAAATTATGCAGCATCCGATGAAGCATTGTGGCGTCGATT GTACTGTATGCGATGGGGTCTTCTTCCCCCTACAAGAAAGTTAAGGGAATGTCCAtggaaaaatttatatattcag CGTGATGGAGAGGATATGGTTGAACTTGTCAGAAGCTGCCAAAATGAGTTTAAGGAGTATTACATTCAAATGCAAGCAGCTAAGCGGAGTCAAGCCCCTCATCCTTCGCAG GTGAAGGACGACAGAATAATCCTTGACAAAACATTAGCTGATCAAGTGTCATCATGGAAAAGCAGCAAGGGACTCAGCGATGCAGTGGTAACTGATCATGCTTGTTCTGGGGAAACATGCTCTTACTATGAAATCGGAGATGTATTTATTTGTGAGAAGACCGGGCAAGTTCATG tttGTGATGAGACTTGTAGAGAAGTAATCATGGATCCCACCAATGAGCTTTTGGTCTGTACAATATCAGGGCACTGTTTCGATAGATTTCTGTCACCGTCCGAGATGGAGCCGGATACT GAACTGCAGCAAGGTGGTGCAACTGATGAGGCAGAACCATTTATGGGGTCAGGCCGTTTTG CAAGAGCTTATTCGCTGGGATACAATTGTGCTGATGAGAAGGAGCTGAAAGCAACTTTAAGGTTTTGCTGA
- the LOC107487357 gene encoding F-box protein SKIP31 isoform X2 has product MTISEDEDETLAHFLESEVLSETSDQEEENPEEPEPKRKRVEEAESSKEGAKQSLSSNSLLEPKNYSVNNVVVPKRIETGSFSKVPPELFHHILKFLSSEDLISCSLVCRFLNYAASDEALWRRLYCMRWGLLPPTRKLRECPWKNLYIQRDGEDMVELVRSCQNEFKEYYIQMQAAKRSQAPHPSQVKDDRIILDKTLADQVSSWKSSKGLSDAVVTDHACSGETCSYYEIGDVFICEKTGQVHVCDETCREVIMDPTNELLVCTISGHCFDRFLSPSEMEPDTVGTAARWCN; this is encoded by the exons ATGACTATTTCCGAAGACGAGGACGAAACCCTAGCTCACTTTCTCGAATCGGAGGTTCTCTCCGAAACCTCTGACCAG GAGGAGGAGAATCCGGAGGAGCCTGAACCAAAGAGAAAGAGGGTAGAGGAGGCGGAGAGTTCTAAGGAAGGTGCCAAACAAAGTTTAAGTTCAAATTCATTGTTGGAGCCGAAGAATTACAGTGTGAATAACGTAGTGGTGCCGAAGAGGATTGAGACCGGTTCTTTCAGCAAAGTCCCACCTGAGCTCTTTCACCATATCCTTAAATTCCTGTCCTCAGAG GACCTTATTTCTTGTTCCTTGGTCTGTAGGTTTCTAAATTATGCAGCATCCGATGAAGCATTGTGGCGTCGATT GTACTGTATGCGATGGGGTCTTCTTCCCCCTACAAGAAAGTTAAGGGAATGTCCAtggaaaaatttatatattcag CGTGATGGAGAGGATATGGTTGAACTTGTCAGAAGCTGCCAAAATGAGTTTAAGGAGTATTACATTCAAATGCAAGCAGCTAAGCGGAGTCAAGCCCCTCATCCTTCGCAG GTGAAGGACGACAGAATAATCCTTGACAAAACATTAGCTGATCAAGTGTCATCATGGAAAAGCAGCAAGGGACTCAGCGATGCAGTGGTAACTGATCATGCTTGTTCTGGGGAAACATGCTCTTACTATGAAATCGGAGATGTATTTATTTGTGAGAAGACCGGGCAAGTTCATG tttGTGATGAGACTTGTAGAGAAGTAATCATGGATCCCACCAATGAGCTTTTGGTCTGTACAATATCAGGGCACTGTTTCGATAGATTTCTGTCACCGTCCGAGATGGAGCCGGATACTGTAG GAACTGCAGCAAGGTGGTGCAACTGA
- the LOC107487358 gene encoding uncharacterized protein LOC107487358: MNRMRVGFRISSAAVAAAAEKGGVWRRSMSTVSKAKEIIEGKKGKNRKATSELCNYLGIPHQSRSEMALTLSKFMKLYNARSPGIKKDDIWEKNLNTLLRGKTSIGFPEVARILSPEFGQQGGISTKDSSMDSHTDNTKGKGSKKKGKSSKK; encoded by the exons ATGAATCGGATGCGCGTGGGGTTCCGTATCTCCTCTGCCGCCGTGGCTGCGGCGGCGGAAAAGGGAGGAGTATGGCGGAGGAGCATGTCGACGGTGTCAAAGGCGAAAGAAATAATTGAAGGGAAGAAGGGCAAAAATCGCAAAGCTACGAGCGAACTCTGCAACTACCTCGGCATCCCTCATCAGTCTCGTTCAGAGATGGCGTTGACCCTCTCTAAGTTCATGAAGCTCTACAATGCCAGG AGTCCTGGTATTAAGAAAGATGATATCTGGGAGAAGAATTTGAATACTTTGTTACGTGGCAAAACTAGTATTGGTTTTCCTGAGGTTGCTAGAATTCTGTCTCCAGAATTTGGCCAGCAGGGTGGAATCAGCACCAAGGACAGTAGCATGGATTCTCACACGGACAACACAAAGGGGAAGggttcaaaaaagaaagggaaatcATCAAAGAAGTAG